From the genome of Deinococcus sp. JMULE3, one region includes:
- a CDS encoding ATP-binding cassette domain-containing protein, whose protein sequence is MPTLEVRDLRVRFGRTEALRGVTLDLPPGVTGLVGANGAGKSTLIRTLVTLQRPGAGQLIWDGQDVTRRPERLRRVLGYVPQEGGAYPQLSPTEFLQYMGAAKRLSARAVDAQIPQLLDAVNLGAHAHRPVGSFSGGMARRVLIAQALLGDPQLLILDEPSVGLDAAERLRFQALLRERARTASVLLVTHIREDLDATADRLLTLDGGVITGVTCPPRRAPQPQITVTPASAWGAAHA, encoded by the coding sequence GTGCCCACGCTTGAGGTCCGGGACCTGCGGGTGCGGTTCGGGCGGACCGAGGCGCTGCGCGGCGTGACGCTGGACCTGCCTCCGGGCGTGACCGGGCTGGTCGGCGCGAACGGCGCGGGGAAAAGCACCCTGATCCGTACGCTGGTGACCCTGCAGCGGCCCGGCGCGGGCCAGCTGATCTGGGACGGGCAGGACGTCACGCGCCGCCCGGAGCGGCTGCGGCGCGTGCTGGGCTACGTCCCGCAGGAGGGCGGCGCGTACCCGCAGCTGAGCCCTACCGAGTTCCTGCAGTACATGGGCGCCGCCAAGCGCCTGAGCGCCCGCGCAGTGGACGCGCAGATTCCTCAGTTGCTGGACGCCGTGAACCTGGGCGCGCACGCGCACCGGCCCGTGGGATCGTTCTCGGGCGGCATGGCGCGGCGCGTGCTGATCGCGCAGGCGCTGCTGGGTGACCCGCAGCTGCTGATCCTCGATGAACCCAGCGTGGGCCTGGACGCCGCGGAACGCCTGCGCTTCCAGGCGCTGCTGCGTGAGCGGGCGCGGACGGCGTCGGTGCTGCTCGTCACGCACATCCGCGAGGATCTGGACGCGACCGCCGACCGCCTCCTGACCCTGGACGGCGGCGTGATCACCGGCGTGACCTGCCCGCCACGCCGCGCACCGCAGCCGCAGATCACAGTGACCCCGGCCAGCGCGTGGGGAGCCGCCCATGCCTGA
- a CDS encoding AAA family ATPase: MIPRPLRHELHRTALLDHIEGSEATLVLLVAPSGFGKTALMAQCARQEDRRAAWLSLTPDDHDPAVFNTRLLRALQETFPDTPLPDGPPEFMDARSCARALNTLDEHALLVLDHLHLAHTATLRWLADFLNELHEGHRVLAAAPRRPALPLPTAFMAERLLLISGDQLQFTAHETQQYFTRRGAPPPDPTVTRGLSGWPAGLALLAADAHGTFSPLDLVRDLLHRLPGPVRAALPEAATLEEWSESGAREAGLTLPDGWIQTVQDAGLPLTPVAPDRYAPLRAVQDVLREELNRTPERAAQLYRRAAEHAETRGEPLLALQLYERGGHADPAQHLAARLCGEYLWRIDYPSVLSTLESLRRWQPLPPPLEAALALALIRTDRVQDGETLAATLLERELEPDALRALAHAAHRRGDRHMQLHYARLLARHARTRSQKADAARLEVAALLRLGQPQEAAARAEVLLDTSQALHPLEWAGTYFTLHTVYEDLRDPVLSEQHLRSALDLYESMHSHQQIAVCLNDLAILRAQAGAHEEAQGLVTRALHLIGDSMPDLRVVYLETQADLLLWNADFSGAEHAYTHALRAAQDRHLAPLVTRIQLGRAHALTQLGAFSDAHAALDAAAANLPPPTSRCALH, translated from the coding sequence TTGATTCCCCGTCCCCTGCGTCACGAACTCCACCGCACCGCACTCCTGGACCACATCGAGGGCAGCGAGGCCACCCTGGTCCTGCTGGTCGCACCCTCCGGATTCGGGAAGACCGCACTGATGGCCCAGTGCGCGCGACAGGAGGACCGCCGGGCCGCGTGGCTGAGCCTGACCCCCGACGACCACGACCCGGCCGTGTTCAACACGCGCCTGCTCCGCGCCCTGCAGGAGACCTTCCCGGACACGCCGCTGCCGGACGGCCCCCCGGAATTCATGGACGCCCGCAGCTGCGCCCGCGCCCTGAACACCCTGGACGAGCACGCGCTACTGGTCCTCGATCACCTGCACCTCGCGCACACCGCCACGCTACGGTGGCTGGCGGACTTCCTGAACGAACTGCACGAGGGACACCGCGTACTGGCCGCCGCGCCCCGCCGCCCCGCCCTGCCACTGCCCACCGCGTTCATGGCCGAACGCCTGCTGCTCATCAGCGGGGACCAGTTGCAGTTCACGGCGCACGAAACCCAGCAGTACTTCACGCGGCGCGGCGCCCCCCCACCAGACCCGACCGTCACGCGCGGCCTGAGCGGCTGGCCCGCCGGACTGGCCCTGCTGGCCGCCGACGCGCACGGCACCTTCTCCCCGCTGGATCTCGTGCGGGACCTGCTGCACCGCCTGCCCGGCCCCGTCCGCGCCGCGCTGCCCGAGGCGGCCACCCTGGAAGAATGGAGTGAGAGCGGCGCCCGCGAGGCCGGACTGACCCTCCCGGACGGCTGGATTCAGACCGTGCAGGACGCCGGGCTGCCCCTGACCCCCGTCGCCCCGGACCGGTACGCGCCGCTTCGGGCCGTGCAGGACGTCCTGCGGGAGGAACTGAACCGCACGCCGGAACGGGCCGCGCAGCTGTACCGACGGGCCGCCGAGCACGCCGAGACGCGCGGAGAGCCGCTGCTGGCCCTGCAGCTGTACGAACGCGGCGGGCACGCCGACCCCGCACAGCACCTCGCGGCCCGGCTGTGCGGCGAGTACCTGTGGCGCATCGACTACCCGTCGGTGCTGTCCACCCTGGAATCACTGCGCCGCTGGCAGCCGCTCCCCCCACCCCTGGAAGCGGCGCTGGCCCTGGCCCTGATCCGCACCGACCGCGTACAGGACGGCGAAACGCTGGCCGCCACGCTGCTGGAACGCGAACTGGAACCCGACGCCCTGCGCGCCCTGGCGCACGCCGCGCACCGACGCGGGGACCGGCACATGCAACTGCACTACGCGCGACTCCTGGCCCGGCACGCCCGCACCCGCTCGCAGAAGGCGGACGCCGCGCGACTGGAGGTCGCGGCGCTGCTGCGCCTGGGCCAGCCCCAGGAGGCCGCCGCCCGCGCCGAGGTGCTGCTCGACACCTCGCAGGCCCTGCACCCACTGGAATGGGCCGGGACGTACTTCACGCTGCACACCGTGTACGAGGACCTGCGCGACCCGGTCCTCAGTGAACAGCACCTGCGCAGCGCACTGGACCTGTACGAATCCATGCACAGCCACCAGCAGATCGCCGTGTGCCTGAACGACCTGGCGATCCTGCGCGCCCAGGCCGGCGCGCACGAGGAAGCGCAGGGGCTGGTCACCCGCGCGCTGCACCTGATCGGCGACAGCATGCCGGACCTGCGCGTCGTGTACCTGGAAACCCAGGCGGACCTGCTGCTGTGGAACGCCGACTTCAGCGGCGCCGAGCACGCCTACACCCACGCCCTGCGCGCCGCACAGGACCGGCACCTGGCACCCCTCGTCACCCGCATTCAACTGGGCCGCGCCCACGCCCTGACGCAACTCGGGGCGTTCAGCGACGCGCACGCCGCGCTGGACGCCGCCGCCGCGAACCTCCCCCCACCGACCAGCCGCTGCGCGCTGCACTGA
- a CDS encoding bacterial transcriptional activator domain-containing protein, which translates to MYLALTGQASRHDIIRDLWDGSSETRVVNYAKLSIRKLRAALQDHLPFNPLPFENNLYALAPTLNVSSDAASLLNAEHSTDPDTLRRALHGHATPFMPTLEGEWAEATRERLLSAAQTVGLRLMTQVDLPEAAATARHLLRLDPLHEGTYLALLDAHERAGDPVGARGTYQEYARMLDRELGTRPGATLRDRYAPT; encoded by the coding sequence GTGTACCTCGCCCTGACCGGCCAAGCCAGCCGCCATGACATCATCCGGGACCTCTGGGACGGCTCCAGTGAAACCCGCGTCGTGAACTACGCGAAGCTCAGCATCCGGAAACTGCGCGCCGCGCTGCAGGACCACCTGCCCTTCAACCCCCTGCCCTTCGAGAACAACCTGTACGCCCTGGCCCCCACACTGAACGTCAGCAGCGACGCCGCCAGCCTCCTGAACGCCGAACACAGCACGGACCCCGACACGCTGCGCCGCGCCCTGCACGGTCACGCCACGCCGTTCATGCCCACCCTGGAAGGCGAGTGGGCCGAGGCGACCCGCGAACGCCTGCTGAGCGCCGCCCAGACCGTCGGGCTGCGCCTGATGACGCAGGTGGACCTGCCGGAAGCGGCCGCGACCGCCCGGCACCTCCTGCGCCTCGATCCGCTGCACGAGGGGACCTACCTGGCCCTGCTGGACGCCCACGAACGCGCCGGGGACCCCGTCGGCGCACGCGGCACCTACCAGGAATACGCCCGCATGCTGGACCGCGAACTGGGCACCCGCCCCGGCGCCACCCTGCGCGACCGCTACGCCCCAACCTGA
- a CDS encoding M48 family metallopeptidase — translation MIGWEVAGVPVHIKRSARRRTVAVQVTPDAVTLFAPTRVPLAQLRDILDARRDWVAGHLAGYAARPPQRPEAQSGQRVPFLGQNLTLHLDAARTRPERTGDTLHLPAQDAEAHLTAWTRRACAAPYRELVQEYAARLSAADRLSAVHVSDTRTRWGSCSADGVIRLHWKLSRAPTEILHYVALHEAAHLLELNHSPRYWAHVTRLMPDWQTHRAWLKEDGHTL, via the coding sequence ATGATCGGATGGGAGGTCGCGGGCGTCCCCGTGCACATCAAACGCAGCGCGCGGCGCCGCACCGTCGCCGTGCAGGTCACGCCGGACGCCGTGACCCTGTTCGCCCCGACCCGCGTTCCGCTGGCGCAGTTGCGAGACATTCTGGACGCCCGCCGCGACTGGGTGGCCGGGCACCTCGCCGGGTACGCCGCGCGCCCACCGCAGCGCCCAGAAGCGCAGAGCGGGCAGCGCGTCCCGTTCCTGGGACAGAACCTGACCCTGCACCTGGACGCGGCCCGCACCCGCCCGGAACGCACCGGGGACACCCTGCACCTGCCCGCGCAGGACGCCGAGGCGCACCTGACTGCCTGGACCCGCCGCGCCTGCGCCGCCCCCTACCGCGAACTGGTGCAGGAGTACGCCGCGCGACTCAGCGCCGCCGACCGCCTGAGCGCCGTGCACGTCAGCGACACCCGCACCCGCTGGGGCAGCTGCTCCGCCGACGGCGTGATCCGCCTCCACTGGAAACTCAGCCGCGCGCCCACCGAGATCCTGCACTACGTCGCGCTGCACGAGGCCGCGCACCTCCTCGAACTCAACCACTCGCCGCGCTACTGGGCGCACGTCACCCGCCTGATGCCCGACTGGCAGACGCACCGCGCGTGGCTCAAGGAGGACGGGCACACCCTCTGA
- a CDS encoding insulinase family protein, with protein MTVTADLHGFRLERLRALPVLGGSLGEYRHESGARLLHVAAPDESSTLSVSFRTPPLSDAGHPHVLEHLVLMGSRRFPARDAFQAWQRWQLLDYLNASTTRDWTAFTASGTVPEDLLGTLEFLLDATFHPLLEDGAFRQEAWRAQPDGTLGGVILNEMSGAYAHPARRLREATGAALFPDSAYAWASGGTPQALPDLSVEDVRAYHARYYVPANLTVFAYGSLPLGEVTRRVSEVLRDLPRGVAAPFPVPVSTGRSELTVTHPGSAQTLACWALPAGLSPLEVQGLNVLGLALLGHPDAPLHRAARALGGTLADGSGLHADTAQPVLAAGVAADVEESVLMEALLDVLRAPLAPEDVRAALGRYTLSALDTQHHGFPYGVQLSFDVLGAAHHGHDPLPQALAGAAQALQALPDLPGFLGDLARRLLVENPHRSVVCLRVAPDPTPRVVTPAGAASVASSGASVTAARLAARPLAERVRLPDAPLLHATEVLGVPVQAAQVPGSLTQFSLSRDLPADTALLGWLPAYLHLLGRSPLGRTMTREVQALGATWSVNADTTHDPLDPARVTLSVTLNVRGLSERVPDVTARLGQEWAVLSPVPANARQLLRDRAAQLRTLRPTQAAPLGMLRAALAVNPGFMVREACDGTLGHDLLDAAAAHPALEDALAALHAALWSRTHLRGVVVADRPAGTLPDVLSPLLVGLPLEASGTLSPLSAAPTWPELPGSAALAWPTVPFAHPDAPAFTVLGRALQDALHAPVRAQGGAYAVTVRALPEAGVLLAVSARDPHPERTLDVFGAATSYLGELRGETLEAARLGAVRQVLPLRSRAMLARQAALDAQFGFTAHRAAFLDGLLTVTPEDLARVLARLAAQAAPDLGAVAAPVSSSAFALGAS; from the coding sequence ATGACGGTCACGGCTGACCTGCACGGGTTCCGGCTGGAGCGGCTGCGGGCGCTGCCGGTGCTGGGCGGTTCGCTCGGCGAGTACCGGCACGAGAGTGGCGCGCGGCTGCTGCATGTCGCCGCGCCGGACGAGAGCAGCACGCTGAGCGTGTCGTTCCGCACGCCGCCCCTGAGTGACGCGGGGCACCCGCATGTCCTGGAGCACCTGGTGCTGATGGGCTCACGGCGGTTCCCGGCGCGGGACGCGTTCCAGGCGTGGCAGCGCTGGCAGCTGCTGGATTACCTGAACGCCAGCACCACGCGTGACTGGACGGCGTTCACGGCGTCCGGGACGGTCCCCGAGGACCTGCTGGGCACGCTGGAGTTCCTGCTGGACGCCACCTTTCACCCGCTGCTGGAGGACGGGGCCTTCCGGCAGGAGGCGTGGCGGGCGCAGCCGGACGGGACGCTGGGGGGCGTGATCCTGAACGAGATGAGCGGCGCGTACGCGCACCCGGCGCGGCGGCTGCGGGAGGCGACGGGCGCGGCGCTGTTCCCGGATTCGGCGTACGCGTGGGCGTCGGGCGGCACGCCGCAGGCCCTGCCGGACCTGAGTGTGGAGGACGTCCGGGCGTACCACGCGCGGTACTACGTCCCGGCGAACCTGACGGTGTTCGCGTACGGATCGCTGCCGCTGGGCGAGGTGACGCGGCGCGTGAGTGAGGTGCTGCGGGACCTGCCGCGCGGCGTGGCGGCCCCCTTCCCGGTGCCCGTGTCGACGGGCCGGTCGGAGCTGACGGTCACGCACCCGGGCAGCGCGCAGACGCTGGCCTGCTGGGCGCTGCCCGCCGGGCTGTCCCCGCTGGAGGTGCAGGGCCTGAACGTGCTGGGGCTGGCGCTGCTGGGCCACCCGGACGCGCCGCTGCACCGCGCGGCCCGGGCGCTGGGGGGAACGCTGGCGGACGGCAGTGGTCTTCACGCGGATACCGCGCAGCCGGTCCTGGCGGCGGGCGTCGCGGCGGACGTGGAGGAATCGGTGCTGATGGAGGCGCTGCTGGACGTGCTGCGTGCCCCCCTGGCACCGGAGGATGTCCGGGCGGCGCTGGGACGGTACACGCTGAGCGCGCTGGACACGCAGCATCACGGCTTCCCGTACGGGGTGCAGCTGTCGTTCGACGTGCTGGGCGCGGCGCATCACGGGCACGATCCGCTGCCGCAGGCGCTGGCGGGCGCGGCGCAGGCCCTGCAGGCGCTGCCGGACCTGCCGGGGTTCCTGGGCGACCTGGCGCGGCGCCTGCTGGTCGAGAACCCGCACCGCAGCGTGGTGTGCCTGCGGGTCGCGCCGGACCCGACCCCGCGCGTCGTGACCCCGGCAGGGGCTGCATCGGTGGCGAGTTCGGGTGCGTCGGTGACTGCCGCGCGCCTGGCAGCCCGTCCGCTGGCCGAGCGGGTGCGCCTGCCGGACGCGCCGCTCCTGCACGCCACCGAGGTGCTGGGAGTGCCGGTGCAGGCGGCGCAGGTGCCGGGGTCGCTGACGCAGTTCAGCCTCAGCCGGGACCTGCCGGCTGACACCGCGCTGCTGGGCTGGCTTCCGGCGTATCTGCACCTGCTGGGGCGCAGTCCGCTGGGCCGGACCATGACGCGGGAGGTGCAGGCGCTGGGCGCGACCTGGAGCGTGAATGCCGACACCACGCACGACCCGCTCGATCCGGCGCGCGTGACCCTGAGCGTGACCCTGAATGTCCGCGGCCTGAGTGAGCGTGTGCCGGACGTGACGGCGCGCCTGGGCCAGGAGTGGGCCGTCCTGAGTCCAGTCCCGGCGAACGCACGGCAGCTCCTGCGGGACCGGGCGGCGCAGCTGCGGACACTGCGGCCCACGCAGGCGGCCCCGCTGGGGATGCTGCGCGCGGCGCTGGCGGTGAATCCGGGATTCATGGTGCGCGAGGCCTGCGACGGCACCCTGGGTCACGACCTGCTGGACGCGGCGGCTGCGCACCCGGCGCTGGAGGACGCTCTGGCCGCGCTGCACGCGGCGCTGTGGTCACGGACTCACCTGCGGGGCGTGGTGGTCGCCGACCGGCCGGCCGGGACGCTCCCGGACGTGCTGTCGCCGCTGCTGGTGGGCCTGCCGCTGGAGGCGAGCGGCACACTGAGCCCCCTGAGTGCCGCGCCCACCTGGCCGGAGCTGCCGGGATCGGCGGCGCTGGCGTGGCCGACCGTGCCGTTCGCGCATCCGGACGCCCCGGCGTTCACGGTGCTGGGCCGCGCGCTGCAGGACGCGCTGCACGCCCCGGTGCGCGCCCAGGGCGGGGCGTACGCGGTGACGGTGCGGGCGCTGCCGGAGGCCGGGGTCCTGCTGGCGGTCTCGGCGCGGGACCCGCACCCGGAACGGACGCTGGACGTGTTCGGCGCGGCGACCTCGTACCTGGGTGAGCTGCGGGGCGAGACGCTGGAGGCGGCGCGGCTGGGTGCCGTGCGGCAGGTGCTGCCGCTGCGGTCGCGGGCCATGCTGGCGCGGCAGGCGGCGCTGGACGCGCAGTTCGGATTCACGGCGCACCGCGCGGCGTTCCTGGACGGGCTGCTGACCGTCACGCCCGAGGATCTGGCGCGGGTGTTGGCGCGGCTCGCGGCGCAGGCCGCGCCGGACCTGGGGGCGGTCGCGGCTCCCGTTTCTTCTTCTGCGTTTGCCCTGGGGGCCTCATGA
- a CDS encoding helix-turn-helix domain-containing protein gives MTALTFQSVTPHVPAAPGAPGLYLTFLGAEQATLDGQTLKLRRRFCEILVILATNPNGVTGGQLSAALYGEWSDTQNQAVEVHRLSKLVELSSKPYRLVPVLGADFLAVQDLLMEGRIREATQLYRGELLPLSDAPAVTEYREYLHESVRQAALLCGELDPLWTLVARFPDDLELIEALDERLPGGDVRRGMVQARMRLAQRRLCAS, from the coding sequence ATGACCGCCCTGACCTTTCAGTCCGTCACTCCTCACGTTCCGGCCGCGCCGGGCGCACCGGGCCTGTACCTGACGTTCCTGGGCGCCGAACAGGCCACGCTGGACGGGCAGACCCTGAAGCTCCGCCGCCGCTTCTGCGAGATCCTGGTGATTCTCGCCACGAACCCGAACGGTGTGACGGGCGGGCAGCTGTCAGCCGCGCTGTACGGCGAGTGGAGCGACACGCAGAACCAGGCAGTCGAGGTGCACCGCCTGTCGAAACTGGTGGAACTGAGCAGCAAACCGTACCGGCTGGTCCCGGTGCTCGGCGCGGACTTCCTGGCCGTGCAGGACCTGCTGATGGAGGGCCGTATCCGGGAGGCCACGCAGCTGTACCGCGGCGAGTTGCTGCCCCTGTCCGACGCGCCGGCCGTCACCGAGTACCGCGAGTACCTGCACGAGAGCGTCCGGCAGGCGGCGCTGCTGTGCGGTGAACTGGACCCGTTGTGGACGCTGGTGGCGCGCTTCCCGGACGACCTGGAACTGATCGAGGCGCTCGATGAACGCCTGCCCGGCGGGGACGTCCGCCGGGGCATGGTGCAGGCCCGCATGCGCCTCGCGCAGCGCCGCCTGTGCGCCTCATGA
- a CDS encoding neutral zinc metallopeptidase: MDWKNLPGSGGNAENRGGGGLPGGGIAVGGVGGLIIALIAMFLGVDPGAILGGGSSQTQQSQTQQPAQNDEAYQFVNQIYRNTNLVWDDIFQQAGRTYNDPRLVRYVRGTQTRCGQADSAVGPFYCPADNSIYIDTSFFTQMDRQLGGGGDFAYAYVIAHEVGHHIQNELGIADQVDRKQRSARTEAEANSYSVRLELQADCFAGVWGNKTQQDAKITQADVQEAVATAEAIGDDNLQRQGQGYVAPDSFTHGSAAQRVRWFMTGFKSGNPNSCDTFNVNYNQL; encoded by the coding sequence ATGGACTGGAAGAATCTTCCCGGCAGTGGTGGGAACGCAGAAAACAGAGGGGGCGGCGGCCTGCCCGGCGGCGGCATCGCCGTGGGCGGCGTGGGCGGCCTGATCATCGCGCTGATCGCCATGTTCCTCGGCGTTGATCCAGGTGCGATCCTGGGCGGCGGCAGTTCGCAGACCCAGCAGTCCCAGACGCAACAACCCGCCCAGAACGACGAGGCGTACCAGTTCGTCAACCAGATCTACCGCAACACTAACCTCGTGTGGGACGACATCTTCCAGCAGGCGGGCCGCACGTACAACGACCCCCGCCTCGTCCGCTACGTGCGCGGCACGCAGACCCGCTGCGGGCAGGCGGACAGCGCCGTCGGTCCGTTCTACTGCCCGGCGGACAACTCCATCTACATCGACACCAGCTTCTTCACGCAGATGGACCGCCAGCTGGGCGGCGGCGGCGACTTCGCGTACGCCTACGTGATCGCGCACGAGGTCGGCCACCACATCCAGAACGAACTGGGCATCGCCGATCAGGTGGACCGCAAGCAGCGCAGCGCCCGCACCGAGGCCGAAGCGAACAGCTACAGCGTCCGCCTGGAACTCCAGGCCGACTGCTTCGCGGGGGTGTGGGGCAACAAGACCCAGCAGGACGCCAAGATCACCCAGGCGGACGTGCAGGAAGCCGTCGCGACCGCCGAGGCCATCGGGGACGACAACCTGCAGCGGCAGGGGCAGGGCTACGTCGCCCCGGACTCCTTCACGCACGGCAGCGCCGCGCAGCGCGTCCGGTGGTTCATGACCGGCTTCAAGAGCGGCAATCCCAACAGCTGCGACACCTTCAACGTGAACTACAACCAGCTGTAA
- a CDS encoding ABC transporter ATP-binding protein, translating to MDVLQATELRKSYRSGKQVVEAVQGVSLTCRAGEVVAFLGANGAGKTTTLKMLTGLIRPDSGSVRVCGGDPHADARVLERIGAVLEGNRNTYWTLSVQENFEYFGVLRGLTRAEVRRRAPGLLEEFGLTEKRDVQVQRLSRGMQQKLAIALAVLPEPQLLLLDEPTLGLDVQATLDMQALVRSLVARGCAVLLTTHQLDVAQKLSDRVVIMRRGQVVTEQPTRELLRAYSGSGYELRHEGLLTDGQRSALRGMSVEELEPGRLSYFGPGALLYEVLDILRPLELRAVAPSEVDLADVFLRVNHESEVAYA from the coding sequence ATGGACGTACTGCAGGCGACGGAGCTGAGGAAGTCGTACCGGTCGGGGAAACAGGTGGTCGAAGCGGTGCAGGGCGTGAGTCTGACCTGCCGCGCGGGCGAGGTGGTGGCGTTCCTGGGTGCGAACGGCGCGGGGAAAACCACGACGCTGAAGATGCTGACCGGCCTGATCCGCCCGGACAGCGGCTCGGTGCGGGTGTGCGGCGGGGACCCGCACGCGGACGCGCGGGTGCTGGAACGGATCGGGGCGGTGCTGGAGGGGAACCGCAACACGTACTGGACGCTGAGCGTGCAGGAGAACTTCGAGTACTTCGGGGTGCTGCGCGGCCTGACGCGCGCCGAGGTGCGCCGCCGCGCGCCGGGCCTGCTCGAGGAGTTCGGGCTGACCGAGAAGCGGGACGTGCAGGTGCAGCGCCTGTCGCGCGGCATGCAGCAGAAACTGGCGATCGCGCTGGCGGTGCTGCCGGAGCCGCAGCTGCTGCTGCTGGACGAGCCGACGCTGGGCCTGGACGTGCAGGCGACGCTGGACATGCAGGCGCTGGTGCGGTCGCTGGTCGCGCGGGGCTGCGCGGTGCTGCTCACGACGCATCAGCTGGACGTGGCGCAGAAACTCTCGGACCGGGTGGTGATCATGCGGCGGGGGCAGGTGGTGACCGAACAGCCCACGCGGGAACTGCTGCGCGCGTACAGCGGCAGCGGGTACGAACTGCGCCACGAGGGCCTGCTGACGGACGGGCAGCGGTCTGCGCTGCGGGGCATGAGCGTGGAGGAACTGGAGCCGGGGCGCCTGTCGTACTTCGGGCCGGGCGCGCTGCTGTACGAGGTGCTGGACATCCTGCGGCCACTGGAGTTGCGGGCGGTGGCGCCCAGCGAGGTGGACCTGGCGGACGTGTTCCTGCGCGTGAACCACGAGTCGGAGGTGGCGTATGCGTGA
- a CDS encoding ABC transporter permease produces MRDALRLFQAEWVRSVILMRRYVGNTVGSMLGLTLVFLGLFFSTRYVSGMSSFGDRLDSVVVGYVLWSLILFVLADVSMDAQNEAQTGTLEQVCLSRFGLTRVFVLRSLTRVVWTVLMNAAVLSVICLVTGTRLHLSPWLIVPVASALMGAFGLAFMFGAMALGAKRIQQLLNLANFGLLFVVMTPFEKTAPGLFPLLSLLPMVPGAAGVRAVMVDGSAPGLAGAAVMLISGALWFALGVQVFRRADRAVRTRGLLGSY; encoded by the coding sequence ATGCGTGACGCGCTGCGGCTCTTTCAGGCGGAGTGGGTGCGGTCGGTGATCCTGATGCGCCGGTACGTGGGGAACACGGTGGGCAGCATGCTGGGCCTGACGCTGGTGTTCCTGGGGTTGTTCTTCAGCACGCGGTACGTGTCGGGCATGAGCAGTTTCGGGGACCGGCTGGACAGCGTGGTCGTGGGGTACGTGCTGTGGTCGCTGATTCTGTTCGTGCTGGCGGACGTGAGCATGGACGCGCAGAACGAGGCGCAGACCGGCACGCTGGAACAGGTGTGCCTGTCACGGTTCGGACTGACGCGGGTGTTCGTGCTGCGCAGCCTGACGCGGGTCGTGTGGACGGTCCTGATGAACGCGGCGGTGCTGAGCGTCATCTGTCTGGTGACGGGCACGCGGCTGCACCTGAGCCCCTGGCTGATCGTGCCGGTCGCGTCGGCGCTGATGGGGGCGTTCGGGCTGGCGTTCATGTTCGGGGCGATGGCGCTGGGCGCCAAGCGGATTCAGCAGCTGCTGAACCTGGCGAACTTCGGGCTGCTGTTCGTGGTGATGACGCCGTTCGAGAAGACGGCGCCGGGCCTGTTTCCGCTGCTGTCGCTGCTGCCGATGGTGCCGGGCGCGGCGGGCGTGCGGGCCGTGATGGTGGACGGCAGCGCGCCGGGCCTGGCGGGCGCGGCGGTGATGCTGATCAGCGGGGCGCTGTGGTTCGCGCTGGGCGTGCAGGTGTTCCGCCGCGCGGACCGCGCGGTGCGCACGCGTGGCCTGCTGGGGAGCTACTGA